agaattaatattgattaatctactactaatataaatactatctactaatataaatacaatttcagtAAAGAAGAGTAAATTTCTGTGaaattttcgtattttttttttcattttgtgCTAGAACAGAACAAGGCTGgaacatttattgttttggCAAGCAAATCTAGCATGTCCAATGGCCACAAAGTGCATATAAACAAGCCATAAAGGAGGTATGTGTAAAAAAACCTTTATACATGCAAGCAAAAtagactaaattattttttatcattaagtaacaaaaataaaattccaaaatttttaataataacacaatGCTTAACAATATATGAAGTTGTAAAAACTTACAAATcagtaaaaaagaaataaaatgtaacatgGTACAAAAACTAAAGACATTATCAAACTCATTTATATACCATGTTATGtatgctttaaaataaattatattcaaaattaccagtgaaacttttatttaaattgtggtatatttatatgtaggttatataataaaataatatatttgtttgtggCCTATTATCTGTAAGTAATGTGTAATTTGGATAAACtattatacacaaataattgttttttaatattcattgaaTATATTAGACTGGAATTtacttcttatttttatttacggtATTAAGCATTTTACccatgtaaaatatttcatatagaaTTATATCACTAAACCTTCAATTGTTGACAAATAGTGTTTTttggtaaatataatttctacctattttatataatactgaaataatatcatattataccttttaaatttaatttgattttatgaactatttattttataaattatttaattaagccttttttatttaagatctCCTGATCTAAAATTCATACTTGAGTTTGAACAAAAAACAACGCACTGAGCTGTACTAGTTATAAGTTACAGCGTCAAAACTGCTTTCTCACCTATCCTAATCTGTGTGCATGTTGTGTCATAATGTGAAATAAAGTTGAAACAGTTTGTCTTAAGTTGATGTATGTCCGTTTTAGTTTACAACGGATTTACTGAAATTCTTTTGAGTTCAGGGCTAACATAATGggaatttcttatattttaagaataaacagttaaataaatgACCACTATTTTGAATGTGTTCATCATAGATACAAAAAGAGATCTCATAGCGTCAGTTTGATGTATgtaaaaacatattgtatattacataCGAGGATGAAACTCGGCACTAAGACTAGACTCAAAATCTTAGCTTCAAGCATTTAAACTTTTGGCCTATGCTTTTTAAGTTAGTTATGACTAATCTGGCATAAAGTAGCAGTGTACACTTTTTGATAGGTATATCATTAGATTATACTCATAGCAtgattttatagttaaaactAAAAGTTTAAAAGTATGTGTGTAGTATAtctgaatttgaaatttaggatgtttttaataaaatttgacttGCTTAACTAATCAGCATGCATTAATATAACTagcatttgatttttaattttaggatgtaaattttttttatagagtgTAAAAACTTCATAGCATGGTTGTTGGTTTAAAAGTAGGTAAACAAAAGATATCTGATAATTAACTTTTACTTTTATGACAATGAAACTCTCTCaaggaaatataaacatagaattataaaattctttatcAAACTTAGTGGGGTTCGCAAAATTGATCAGCGACACCAGATCGTGACGATCGTGAATTTCGACATCCATTTTAATATGATCCTATTTTTGAACAATAAAATTCTGTTCCAGATGTTTCTAGAGTTACAACTATCGGAAAAAAATGATGCTAGTACCAGCTGAGTGAGTTAGCAGGTCTTTCATAATAGTATTGTACATGGTTTAAGCATAGAAAATGTAGGAAATAAACGTGTTCATTGTTAGGACTACTAATTACTAGACTACTTTCGTGAGATAACCATTATGGAGTCAAGTAGGAAGTTGAGTAATAGCGGCTTACCGATCTATTAGTTGATCCTCTGTCCCAGGTAAGGGATGAACAACGAAATGCATTGAAGACATTTTCGCAAAGCTTTATCCTGAGCTAGCACCacattgatatttatattttagtccAACAATATTGCAAATCAAAAATACACTGATAGTTAAAATTCTTCTCTATCCACCATATTTCTCGTGATTCCTTTCAACACCGTTTTTCGTTCTCAAATACATGTGAGTCGGTACAAGAcgaaaaaagaaagaaaatatcaaCATGGCCTCTTTAACTAAAATGTTGGTACAACTGGTTAAATGGGTGCGTTCAACAACATTTCTTTAGGCTAAGCCCCGTAATAATGCCGTTGtacattacaaacattttgaagTAAGGGCACCGTTAACAGACTATGATGCGATACTTTGACAAAGCTTTGAATATAGTGtacagatatataatattttagcgATACTATAATTCAAAAGGggattttatagaaattgcaCTAAAATAGCAAACgtaggaaaaatatttataacgtgGGCATGGTAaaacaaagataaaattatgtttgtcaagttttattttacgtagGTAGGCAAAAGATATCTACCAGGTACAATCTatgaaaatatcttaaatgcaGCAAGCATCAGCATttgataattaagttaattatcaACAAGCACATGAGTGTCATTATGGATCATTAAACCATACGCACACAATAAGTTCAGAGCTATGGAAGTCGGATTAGTTCTTGTTAACTTtcagcaataaataaataaagaatgagTTTATGTTTCCGACAGTTTTTGTAGCTAAACTACAGTAgctttttagtatatatatttcacaaaaaaaatgcaaaatttataaatatttttttatctgatttacataaaataattagtattacaaatttgacataattaaagCTTAGAATGTAGTAGGGGAGCCCACGATGCTAAATGGGGATTTACTCGAGCATCGTAGAGACCTATTGAGTTGTGAACCTATATAAGATAAGATAAGACCTATAAGAGATAAGaagaagaaataaatgttaaataatgtatacctTTTCATTAGTGGGGGGAGCGGCTATAGATTTTcaacaatgtaaaaaaaactatgccACGGACATACTCGAGTGCGTCAGATATTGATAGCATCCACgtcttacttatttttattaatgaacgTATGTTAATCTGATTGTTTGCATGGTGGAGGCGGTCGTACATAAGGGTtgagaatgaaaaaaaaaattatcgagCGCGTCAGATTTTCTAAGGGGATTTTAAGTGAACCTAAAAAAAGATGTCATCTTATAatcgccattttgaaatacTCATGCGTGTAAGATTAAGATATATAAGGTTCATCTATATCTCCTAGACGTGCTGCCTCATAATCTGACGATTATCTGGAGGGATTCACCtaatctaataatttaaaaaaaatcatttaacttaattaattggGAAGCTCAGGAAATAGCAATAACTTTATGTTGTGTTGTtctactatataatatatatgtatattaaattttaaaaaaaggcttGATATggaattctaaaatatttatactttagttttctaatgtaaaatgtattgatTTTTGCAACACAAAATACATACTTTATGCAAATATTActcatacttaatattttaaaacttatttaggCATCATGTTGTAGCACGTAGAAACtttatcgaaaaaaaattttactCCGGGTTATAGAAATCatcagattattattatttttcgtcaTCCTTGAATTATTTccttcataataaaaaaaacagcaaCGCTCGAGAATGTCGAAATGACGTTTTTTTACAACTTTGAAGCTCTCTATCTTTACGTCACTTGCAAATTGTCATATTAGCAAAATATACGCTTTTTAGCATGTAATTAACACACTCACATTACTTTAATCTGACGCGCTCGAGAATatctgatgattttttttcactaATCTGCTGATCCTTTATCCTTGACGGGTGGCCATACATATGGGGCTCATACTTTGTGAAGGTACTTTACTAGGTACACTAATACAGGGGGTATATTAATCTGCCACGAAAAAATGTAAATCCCGAAATCTCCGCTTGGGCTCCCCTTCTAATAGGcttgatattaatttcaaactGTATCCAATATACTACATGCGATTTATTTATGGGCTAGTTGAACTCAGTTAACTGTCAATTGTAATTGACATAATATACTAAACTTGTCTGACTTCAAAAATCAAAAGAGGCCgaatttttgaaaaaagaaaacaaagtcGAAAATGGCCGCCAAGTCAAAGAAGCGGTTGTctagaaatgaaaataaactaaacaaattagATAAATTGGAAATTAAGGATGTGATTTGTTCGATTTGCCaatcaattttaatagaaccgGTAACATTACCGTGTTATCATGACTTTtgtgaaaattgttttaacgGTAGTATAGAAAATAATGCTTTGTGTTGTCCGTTGTGTCGACTACGAATTGGTTCCTGGGTTAGAAAAgctacaaaacaaaaaagctTGGTGAACATTCAATTGtggaattttattcaaaacaaattttctCAAGAAGTCCACAAGAAATTGAACGGAGAAGACATTCCACTGTCACCAGGTATAcatcttataatttatttacattgttttgaataataaacctttcgaaatacattttaaaaacagtaTATATCTTGTAAATTATCATTAGTTCCTACTGAATaactactattatattttttaaaagcttaaGATATGTTTTGATTCTTCAACAGAATAGCCTAATTACAATTTCTCAAGtctattataaagttattgttAATGATTTTAGAACAAATATTGCCTCGATTAAGCAAACCAGGTGAAATTAGATCCGAATACGAAGCAGAACTGGAAAGATTACGAGCTGAGAGGTTGAAACTTGAGCAGGACCATTTTGAAGAGACTGtggttttaataaagtaagttGACTTTTAAACAATCTATGGTCTATTTCTATTAATCATCTTGcaaatacaaacattattatttattatatttcataaacaataaaaagaaatagggaTGTTGTCGTCGGTCAGACCATAAGGACTGTTTGCCAGACTCAATATGCAAGCAGActacatctataataaattaaataggctgcttaacatctacccgctcactgtctacaatctaaaaatacgacttAAGGACTGGCTCATGAACATACCCTACGCAGAGTTAGAGCTTCTTTTGAGGCCTAGTATGTAGTTACAGACTTtattcactcactcactcacacacttatgcactcaagcgtgttgataacagttaaaaattaataacaaaaataaataaaataaaagatgtaactaaattatatagaaattaaatattttaaggaattaagtttgttatgaaagagctgaaaaccctgacacaggtatttttttacttaaaagggttcctaaatcttacacattgtaatgcaattgtacttaaaatgaataaacatattttatttttattatatattatactgttAAACAGCTCAAAAGCATCaatacaaactaaaataacttttcaaTCATATGATaagtgatttaatttttgatattattttaggaaATTAAAAGAAGAAGAGGAACAAactcacaaaaaatatattgagaGCTTAAAGACAGATGAAATGTTggcaaaaaaattacagcagGACCATACTGAACGTTTGAAAAATGTTCAACCAAGTAAAATTACTAAGAAGGAGAAAGGTTCAAAGAAATCTAGACTCAAAGCCGCAACTATTGATTGTTATTTATCTAAGCTTAGACCTCATCAAAACACGTAAGTACTTTTccaaattttcattaaatgcCCTGATGTCTCTTTAAGACACCATCCAGTTTAAGACCACAATGTCtgaaaaaactcaaaatatgaTGCTATGTAAtatgttcataaaaaaaatttcagcaaacatattcattaaaaattatgttttcagTTCAACATTGGATGATACAAGTGCTGATAATACTATTTCTAAAAGAGCATCAATAAAGTCAACAAATAAGGGACAATGTAAGGAAACAATTATttgtgaaaatttaaataatgctgTAGAAAATCAAGCCGGACAGGAATCAATTAAAGAAAATGGAAAAGAAGTTAAGGATGCTAaggtatatatagtatattctatacttttaagaaaatatctcatagttaatttatgaaaaaaccGTTACATCACCATGCTTATCcataatatatacagtgtaaattcCATGTAACATCCTTCGATTTAACGGCAAATTCCCTAAAGTGGCGAAATccattggctttggttggtttagcttgtctttcATATAATGATGCATTCTACATACAgtaaaaattagtaaaaactgcgcaacTGTGTACGTACTTTTGTCGCTTTAATATCCTAGCCCACGATAAACTTGACTGTCAGTATCATGCATACAAACTTTCTAAGTAATTCGgtgttattttacaaattgggattgcttgcacatgtagactgttgttgaccatgacaaataagtaggagtcatggattatctatacttctctccatttaacgacaaccctctataacgccataaaacgcagttccttcagtgtagttatatagagtttaataaaaataaaatatattgcatcacataaaataaatataaaagggATAACCCAATATTAACTTTTACACTTTAAAAATCAAGTTAACTTATGTTACATTGAAATTTAATGTAAGGGTAAAAAGTAATAAGGTTCTATTATATctcctaaaaatatttagaattggTTTCTGGGTAAATTATTCCGTTGCAGATTActagaataaaataacaaaagaaaacatagttatattttaatttacatttgtagAATCCTAACAGTGCTGACACTGAAagaaacaacaaaattattactaagccAAGAAATAACATGCAGTCATTGTTGGTCTCCTTGCCATTGCCATCGGCAGGAATACTTCAgcacaaaaataatactatagaTAATAGAAACATTGAAACAGGCAGTGTTGACTCAATGCAACaagaattatgttattttaaacccATTGAAGCAACAAGTTCAACCAGGTATGTATCTAAATGAAATGAGATTTTTCAGATAAAATAATGACCCTTTAgcattacataattatatatttttggctAGCTTTCACCCGAAGAGGTGGTGGTTGTATACAAActgatatttttgttataagctATAGAAATTGTGTTATAACAAACGTTTGATTAATGAATAAACTTTTAAGTACATAGAAACAGataaagttattgttttttcggAAAAATAATTGGAGCACAGACTAGCTAtgctattaattataacttgaatttttttaattttttttttcataaaaactcaTGAGTTCTTACtatgtaacttccaatagcgataCATACAGCCATCTCAAGTTACAAACAACAAGTAAGAAACAGataaagttattgtttttttttgaaaaataattggaGCACAGACTAGCTAtgctattaattataacttgaatttttttaatttttttttcataaaaactcaTGAGTTCTTACtatgtaacttccaatagcgataCATACAGCCATCTCAAGTTACAAACAACAAGTAAGAAACAGataaagttattgttttttttggaaaaataattGGAGCACAGACTAGCTAtgctattaattataacttgactttttaaaaaaaaattttcataaaaactcCTGAGTTCTTACtatgtaacttccaatagcgataCATACAGCCATCTCAAGTTACAAACAACAAGTAAGAAACAGataaagttattgttttttttggaaaaataattGGAGCACAGACTAGCTAtgctattaattataacttgactttttaaaaaaaaaatttcataaaaactcCTGAGTTCTTACtatgtaacttccaatagcgataCATACAGCCATCTCAAGTTAGCGACATCAGCGCTACGGATATTATGggaactaaatataaaatatatagaaattgcatacaaaaacgtcgGGAACCATATCGTTGTCCCTATTGGAAGTACCAGAGTAAGAGGTcttgtattaaaaacataaattgtatatatagagTTTTAGTGACATCGGAATCTTTCTAAATTAACATTCCTAATGCGCATGCACCTCTCAACCCTGATATAgacttttctttctatgtgcacaatTTTACGTTTGCGTACGGGATCATTATGATAAAGCCGATATGTCTTAGAAGTAATAAACGGTGTATGTGAGACGGCTGATGTGCCTTGCCtattgacaaaaaaaataatcacatGAGAAATCTAAAAGTTAAAGcctttggattttttttatgtatacgtATGTTTTAATTTGCTATCAGTACCAaaaaaaaagtacaaaatGGGTGGATATAGATTGGTGTTTTAGTTTCCAATCTATTAgctgaatttaaattatagctATAAGATTGCCGGTGGAGATGGAAGCGTTCCCACTTTGATATCTGCTGTCGTCAAAATCTATCGATAACATTACGTAATCGTGTTCACGTAGAACATATGTGTACACGTACGTCACACcgtattgttttaattaataagccGTATATATGTTCTTTAATTTTCTAAGTAACAgcctttaatttaatgaaaacactcttttaccggattgaagctttgtataaacttataattacagatactacaactttctctacagctgtggtactttttgatattcaacaccttttgtcttcagtcaccgtgacgcacgctgtaaagcacgcgcaACGTcggaaattgaaattatgtaaaagaattataggtttatacatagcttcaatccgttaaaaaagtgttttctttaaatgtgtaaaagctatgttaacaaaagattaTACTAAGCCTTTCATTTGTTTCCTCTTTCAGTGTCAAGCCTAATCGTGGACTTCCCTTGCGCGTACCTGGAGTACGAATAAACAAGGATTCAAATGTAACATTAAATGGTCCACCATCTCGAGCGCAATATATTGAAAGACTTTGCCAGCTCCGACAAACATCGTTGGCTAAGAAGTTGCCATCTGCTTTTGTAATAGCTCTGAGCTTACTAAAAATGAAGAAGgtttgtgataatttttttttgggtttcatcatcggacgtcgaggcagaatacaaaattccacccgtatcacctcgacgtccgctgTTCCACgtctgagcgtttttcaaggcaatttttgccgcgcaccaccgctatgtggaaccagctgtccactgaagtatttccgaaccaattcgacttagggtccttcaagaaaagagcgtaccaattcttaaaaggccggcaacgcacttgcgaactCTCTGGCATTGATGGTCACTCAATTATATAACagcaggtgagcctcctgcccgtttgccccctgttctatataaaaaaaatacaattgaacTTGTACTTTTGGTGcctctccattactggaggttggTCGTCAGTCTTGTGAAGCGTGTCTTGTCATGTGCCAGATGCAGCAACTCTTCCTCAGTCGCAATACCTGTCCACTAGTGTTGCAAAGCCATAATATTTTCCTTCTAACAACACGAAcattactaattttaaattgcgCGAATATGTAGTTAATTTGTTAAGGCATTTTTTATGGAACACTTTGCTCTGTGGGCGTATTTCTTGTTTGAAAGTTACATCGCTGCAATGCGATTTGTGTAGAAACACAAAGCATACGAAAAATCATGTTCGTACACATGATTTTTCGTAAAACCTGCCAAAAACTCTCCTTTCTTAAACGTTAGAAACTCGATGAAACTACGTATACATCGTGTTAGGGCTAAATTAGTTAGTacatgaaaagaaaatataagtaactagctgacccggcaaacgtcgtcttgccatgtatattatttatataggaaacatttttaaagttcaataaaaatttctactataattaaaaataggggttgatcgtagaggggttgtatgtatttttgtatgttatgttatgtataataaaaaaatagaaattaaaaaaaaattcgaaaaaataatataataaatttagggGTGGACTACCCCTAACATTTAGGGGGATGAAAAATAGATGTTGGCCGATTCTCATAGATACCGGATAAgcacaaaaaatttcatcaaaatcggtcaagccgtttcggaggagtatggcaACGAAAactgtgacacgagaattttatatatatagatgaaAAAAATTTAGCTTCGGAAATTACGtttgtttttcatattatttcgAAAAGAGTTCGATAATTGGGCCATAAAGAAACAAGTTTGATGAAACACACAGATAAAAAACACAATCGTCTAGGCCTTTGAGTAACTCTATGGTCTTATAGAAGTCTTTTACATAAAACGACTACTACATCAATATAACATCTTTtcttttattctttttatacCTAGTCTTACCATaatttctgttacaaatgaaaatgctttctttttaatgaagtattgtaatattattctttaaataagtcttagcaaaaattaaaaaaaaaaaatattcggaATTCTATTTGGCCGCGAATTAtagatttacgcactgttaccagggaaatttcgc
This region of Pieris brassicae chromosome 13, ilPieBrab1.1, whole genome shotgun sequence genomic DNA includes:
- the LOC123717652 gene encoding E3 ubiquitin-protein ligase RNF169-like isoform X1; amino-acid sequence: MAAKSKKRLSRNENKLNKLDKLEIKDVICSICQSILIEPVTLPCYHDFCENCFNGSIENNALCCPLCRLRIGSWVRKATKQKSLVNIQLWNFIQNKFSQEVHKKLNGEDIPLSPEQILPRLSKPGEIRSEYEAELERLRAERLKLEQDHFEETVVLIKKLKEEEEQTHKKYIESLKTDEMLAKKLQQDHTERLKNVQPSKITKKEKGSKKSRLKAATIDCYLSKLRPHQNTSTLDDTSADNTISKRASIKSTNKGQCKETIICENLNNAVENQAGQESIKENGKEVKDAKNPNSADTERNNKIITKPRNNMQSLLVSLPLPSAGILQHKNNTIDNRNIETGSVDSMQQELCYFKPIEATSSTSVKPNRGLPLRVPGVRINKDSNVTLNGPPSRAQYIERLCQLRQTSLAKKLPSAFVIALSLLKMKKDSPEKISTSLRSKRKNVPTSPVPIKKDRNVTRTRQANDADIKLPEDSETFLRRTRSMGSISKDNETTPKKRVTERKSESEKKPRLRSDTKKYSKKDTCLTSDTKVGVAVKNLSNPLEDCGVKHILQEQLRIEKLIQQEKCDYELACKMDAEWNGRRQPRRAATKRQVSLNYALRPAKKLKV
- the LOC123717652 gene encoding E3 ubiquitin-protein ligase RNF168-like isoform X2, which codes for MAAKSKKRLSRNENKLNKLDKLEIKDVICSICQSILIEPVTLPCYHDFCENCFNGSIENNALCCPLCRLRIGSWVRKATKQKSLVNIQLWNFIQNKFSQEVHKKLNGEDIPLSPEQILPRLSKPGEIRSEYEAELERLRAERLKLEQDHFEETVVLIKKLKEEEEQTHKKYIESLKTDEMLAKKLQQDHTERLKNVQPSKITKKEKGSKKSRLKAATIDCYLSKLRPHQNTSTLDDTSADNTISKRASIKSTNKGQCKETIICENLNNAVENQAGQESIKENGKEVKDAKNPNSADTERNNKIITKPRNNMQSLLVSLPLPSAGILQHKNNTIDNRNIETGSVDSMQQELCYFKPIEATSSTSVKPNRGLPLRVPGVRINKDSNVTLNGPPSRAQYIERLCQLRQTSLAKKLPSAFVIALSLLKMKKDSPEKISTSLRSKRKNVPTSPVPIKKDRNVTRTRQANDADIKLPEDSETFLRRTRSMGSISKDNETTPKKRVTERKSESEKKPRLRSDTKKYSKKDTCLTSDTKLRIEKLIQQEKCDYELACKMDAEWNGRRQPRRAATKRQVSLNYALRPAKKLKV